Proteins encoded in a region of the Orcinus orca chromosome 8, mOrcOrc1.1, whole genome shotgun sequence genome:
- the HRAS gene encoding GTPase HRas isoform X4, translating into MTCPWCWWGTSVTWPRAPWSLGRPRTSPAATASPTSRRRPRRARAAALALAPAPGPSGTLRDPRDPAAPLAGVEDAFYTLVREIRQHKVRKLSPPDEGGPGCLSCRCLLS; encoded by the exons ATGACGTGCCCATGGTGCTGGTGGGGAACAAGTGTGACCTGGCCGCGCGCACCGTGGAGTCTCGGCAGGCCCAGGACCTCGCCCGCAGCTACGGCATCCCCTACATCGAGACGTCGGCCAAGACGCGCCAG GGCAGCCGCTCTGGCTCTGGCTCCAGCTCCGGGACCCTCTGGGACCCTCCGGGACCCCCGTGACCCAGCAGCCCCTCTCGCT GGCGTGGAGGATGCCTTCTACACGCTGGTGCGCGAGATCCGGCAGCACAAGGTGCGCAAGCTGAGCCCGCCTGACGAGGGTGGCCCGGGCTGCCTGAGCTGCAGGTGCCTGCTCTCCTGA